From Ruminococcus sp. HUN007, a single genomic window includes:
- a CDS encoding radical SAM protein translates to MDYYISITNRCNLHCEYCYEKKLNTEMGMLDDKTTDAVIEFVNSIPNTGTIYFFGGEPLLGKDIIKKITLQTKANSYIITTNGTLLDENYIKWCSEHGVKFNVSHDGADLSARGIDPEVLNEKIRILQKYQREILLQLVYTEKTLPKLPDNIRYFRDLGITAASAIMEESTCPADTDAFGDMLLKAWREAASVSGISILEIINKITAITDQKPHQCDICKRKMYINWDGKIYPCLQFQNRAEFQCGDVFNGINTVPIKEKYPEYSSYPSDCDDCEIRKYCDNSCACRKMATSGTLRAVSDASCLEQQILTLVALERIEKYAKKRHSAS, encoded by the coding sequence ATATAAGTATAACTAACCGCTGCAACCTGCACTGCGAGTACTGCTACGAGAAAAAACTCAATACGGAAATGGGTATGCTTGACGATAAAACCACAGATGCAGTTATAGAATTCGTTAATTCCATCCCAAATACAGGAACCATTTACTTTTTCGGCGGTGAACCTTTGCTCGGGAAAGATATCATAAAAAAGATAACCCTGCAGACGAAAGCAAACAGCTATATAATCACCACAAACGGAACGCTTCTTGATGAGAATTATATTAAATGGTGCTCGGAACACGGAGTAAAATTCAATGTTTCCCATGACGGAGCAGATCTTTCAGCACGCGGTATCGATCCGGAGGTGCTCAACGAAAAGATCAGAATACTGCAGAAATATCAGCGCGAGATCCTGCTTCAGCTCGTTTATACAGAAAAGACTCTTCCTAAACTGCCTGATAACATCCGTTATTTCCGCGATCTCGGTATCACTGCAGCATCTGCTATAATGGAAGAGAGTACATGTCCTGCAGATACTGATGCATTCGGAGACATGCTCCTGAAGGCGTGGCGTGAAGCAGCTTCGGTTTCCGGTATCTCTATTCTTGAAATAATAAACAAGATCACAGCAATTACGGACCAGAAGCCGCATCAGTGTGATATTTGCAAAAGGAAAATGTACATTAACTGGGACGGAAAGATCTATCCCTGTCTCCAGTTCCAGAACAGAGCAGAATTTCAGTGCGGCGATGTATTTAACGGTATAAACACAGTACCTATAAAAGAAAAGTATCCGGAATATTCAAGCTATCCTTCAGATTGTGATGACTGCGAAATACGGAAATACTGCGATAATTCCTGTGCCTGCCGTAAAATGGCCACATCCGGGACGCTTAGGGCAGTATCTGATGCCAGCTGTCTTGAACAGCAGATACTGACCCTGGTCGCACTTGAAAGAATAGAAAAATATGCAAAAAAGAGACATTCTGCGTCATAA